The DNA segment AAGGGTCGACACCTGTGCCGGCGTGAAAGAGAGGTCCTGGAGATACCCGGGGCTGAGTGAGTGCATGGGGCTAAAAGTGGTATTTCTTTAGCCATAATACCACCTATCAGAAACGATTACCCTCTTTTCTGCTGCTGCGGCAAGTAGTTTCAGGAGAGAAAGTACCAACCTGTGAGGTCCCTTCGGTTTCCCCCACCCATCACCCCTCAGGGCAGGCTCCTCGCTTACCCGCCCGACCGCCCGCTCGGGATGACGTGGGAAAAGGAATAGCGAGTGTGAAAACTCTTCAGAGCACTCGAAACTCCATCCCGGCACTTGCATGAGCCGCCTGACCCGAAAGGTCCCGCAACCCGGGGTTGATCGATCGAACGAGAGCTTCCTTGCGTGAGCGCCGCCAGCCCTTGATTTGCTTTTCGCGTTCGATCGCCCGCCTGACGCTCGAATGGCACTCGAACCAGACGAGCTTCGAGACGCGATACCTTGCGGTGAACCCATCAGCCTCTCCGGCACGATGTTCAGCAAGCCGACGGCACAGATCGTTGGTGACGCCTGTATAGAGGGCCACCCCGCTTTCGCTCATCAGAATGTATACGATGAACATGCGTTGCATCCGACGACGATACCTCGGCGGTGTGTTGCTCTACAGTACGTAGAACGCACACTTCCGCCCTCGCATGCTCAAACCGACGTCATCCCGAGCGGGCGGGTGGTTGGGCAAGCGAGGGACGATACCGCGGCGGTGTGTTGCTCTACAGTACTCAGAACGCACACTTCCGCCCTCGCATACTCAAACCGACGTCATCCCGAGCGGGTGGGTGGTTGGGCAAGCGAGGAGCCTGCCCTGAGGGGTGATGGGTGGGGGAAACCGAAGGGACCTCGCAGGTTGGGACAGCCAGACCAGCGTAGCGCTGAGAAATTGCGACACTCGTCATCCTGCACGCCGGTTGAATGCAGAAATGACAACCGGAGCCCAGAACACTCCGGATCCGCATACTCAAACCGACGTCATCCCGAGCGGGTGGGTGGTTGGGCAAGCGAGGAGCCTGCCCTGAGGGGTGAGGGTGGGGGACACCGAAGGGACCTCGCAGGTTGGGACAGCCAGACCAGGCGTAGCCCTGAGAAATTGCGACAGTCGTCATCCTGCACGCCGGTTGAATGCAGAAAATGACAACCGGAGCCCAGAACACTCCAACCTCCAAGCTGCTAAAGTCTCGCAACGAACGCCATGTCCGACCCGAGAAACCCGGAAAAGCGCCCTCCTCGCGAAGAAGACCCTTACACCCCGGACGCGAAGGTCTCGCTCTCCCGGGTCGTCGGAGAGATGGGCGTGGTCAACGAACACATCACTCTCTATCTGAACCGCAGCACCGGCGAGACTTTCTTCGTCAGCGACGAAATCGACGTCGACGCGGAGGACTTCGATGACGACGAGCTTTCGTCACTGCCGGATTGGGAGCGGGAAACGATCGAGAAATCGAAAGAAGTTCTCGAAAGCGACGACTGGATCGAGCTCCCGAGTCAGTTCGATCTCGATGAGTATCGAGCGATGACGGAGTTCGCGCAAGGGCAGCACCCGGGCGTGAGCCGGACGCTCGGCGACGCCCTGCACGGCAGCGGCGCCTTCCGCCGTTTCAAGCGCGCGATCGACGAGTTCGGCGTGAGGGAGGAGTGGTTCGAGTTTCGGGAAGGATGGATCGCCGACGCGGTTCGCCGCGTTCTCGAGAGGCACCGAATCCCGTTCCGCCGCTAACGATGGTGAACCTCCGCTGCACAGCGAAGCTCGCGAAACGTCTGAAGCTCGGCAAGCTCGAAAAGGTTCCGTCGTCGGGCGAGCTCTTCGCCGAGTGGCACGCGAACGTGATCTGGGTGGATCGGAAGCCGCTCATTCTGGCGGTCGAGGATCGCACGAGGCTCCCGCTTCTCGTCAGGGCGCGCGATCTCGACCGGCTTCCTCAGCATCTGGCGGGCGCGCTGAGCGAGATCCTCGCAGAGATCGGAATCGAGCCTGAAGTCGCGGATGGCTATGCGTCGCAGCTGGCAAGCGGCGTCCGGTATAGCGCGTCGGTCGACAAGAGCGTGCTCGGGACGATCAATGACTGTGCGAACACGGTGAGCTATCACTACGCGGCTGGCAGCTCGCTGTTCGAGTGCATGAAACTTCTTTCCACCATGCCGATGGGCCCCCTCGGGTACAACTCCCCCGGCCCCGTCGTCCGAGCCGTGATCCGGTTCGATCCCACGGTGAACTGACAGGATCCCACCCAGGATCGCCACGCGCCGGCCGTAACGTGGGCTTCAGCCTGCCGTGTCACGGACGAAATGCGGGGCGCGGGACGCGGGACAAGCTTGCGCGATGAAACATTTCACCGGGAGGGCGAGGCTCCTGCCGAGCCGCACGGTCACGAGATGGCGCAATGTCTCCCATCACCGGGAGGGCGAGCCTCTGGCGAGCCGCGAGCTGGCGGAACCAAACATCCCCGACCGGGAGGGCGAAGCTCCTGCTGAGCCGCACCCTCGCCGGATGGCAGAAAGCTCGTTTTTAGTGCAAAGATCGAGAGTTTGACCGAAACAGAATGGTTTTAGGTGACATTCAGGTGGAACGCAACGGGGCGGCTCGGCAGGAGCCTCGCCCTCCCGGCAATCGCGGACATCGCGCAAGCTCGTGGCACTAGGCGGGCACGAGGCGGCCGTATCGCCGGCTTCCAGCCCGCACCAAACTTCACGCGCGACAGTGCGACCTCCCGGGTTCTCCACGCGACCCGGCCCGCCTTCGCCATCCCTTCACCCACGACCGGTTTAAACTTCCCTCATGCGCATCGCCTGGGCCACCGATGTCCATCTCGACTTTCTCGATCGCGATGGCCTGCGCCAGTTCGCGCATCGGCTGCTTGAGCCCGAGCCCGACGCGATCATCCTCTCGGGGGACATCAGCGTCGCACCTTCTCTCGTCGACCATCTCGAGATCGTTGCCGAAGCCATCAGACGCCCGGTCTACTTCGTTCTCGGCAATCACGACTTCTATCGCGATGGCATTTCAGAGGTCCGGAGCCGGATGCGCGAGCTCAGCGCTCGATCGAACTTACTCCGCTGGCTTCCCGCGGCTCAGGTCGTCCCCCTCGGGGATGGTGTCTGCCTGGCGGGAGTCGACGGCTGGGGGGATGGCCGGGCGGGACGTCCGTGGGACAGCGAGATCCTGCTGAATGATTTCTTTCTGATCCGGGAGTTGATTGGACTTTCGCGTGAAGATCTCGTCTCGCGGCTACGGGATCTCGGCGATCGCGAAGCCGGGCTCGCACGCGAGCTGCTGGGCGAGCTGCCCGGCGATGTCCGCGAAGTCGTGTTCGTGACGCACGTCCCTCCGTTCGTCGAAGCGTGCTGGCACGAGGGGGCGGTCAGCGGCGAGGATTGGCAGCCCTGGTTCACCTGTGTCGCGCTCGGCGGGGCACTGCTCGAGGTTTCCAGCCGCAACCCGGATCGCGAGTTCACGGTTTTGTGCGGCCACACGCACAGTTCCGGATTCGCACGGCTCGCGCCGAACCTTCGTGTCTACACCGGCGCCGCGGAATACGGCTCTCCGACGATTGCCGGGCTCATCGAAATTGAGCCGGACGGTGTAACGGTGACGACCCGAGCCTGAAGCCATACTGATTCGCAGGAAGCCTGCCGAGCATGTCGATGGAGCTGAGCAGCGGCTCGAGCTCATGCTCACGAAGGGCCGAGCTCAATAGCATCCGCATCGGGCGGCTGGAGATCTATCCCGGTTCTGAAATTACCCTTCCCTATCGCGCCGGTTGAAAATCCGATGCTTATCGTCATGCGGCCGCTTCAGAATATCCCATATCGGAGCATCAGTTCCTTCATCTTTCATCCTCTGAATTCGCCACGCTCCGAACGTACCGCAGGCTTCCAGCCTGCCGTGTCGCGGGCTTCCAGCCCCCGCTTCTCGACCACTCCCTGAAACCGGCACCCTTTCCAGACCGGCCGGGAGGGCGAGGCGCCTGCCGAGCCGCACCGTCACGAACCTTGCGCGATGTCCTCCGAGCGGCTTCGTGCTCTTTGGACTGCGGCGCACCCTGCGCCGCCTTCACCACGTCTCGAACTTGCGCGCCTGCCGTACCGCAGGCTTCCAGCCTGCCGTGTCGCGGGCTGCCAGCCCGCACAACCTCGGCCCTCCGCCGACATCCGTCGTCAGGCGGCGAAGGCGAGTTTCACCTGATCGACCTCGTGCTTCGCTCGGTCGGGCGAGACGATCGACTCGATGATGATCGGGGTGTCGGCGGGGATCAACTTTGCCACGCGCTCGAACGAGAGCCGCGTCAGATAGCCGATCGGCCTGTGCTCGCCAAACGTACCCACGTCGCTCACGTGCAACTGACGCAGTCTCGCCCCGAAGCGCCTCAACAACTCCAGACCGACGCCCATGGTGGGATCGATCTGGCGCGCATGCCCGGCGTCGAAGCAGAACCCGGCCTCGGGTAGCATCTCGAACAGACTCTCCATTTCGTCAGCCGTTCTGCCCGTGGTCTTGCGATATCCATGTTTTCCAGGCAGAGGCGCGAGCCGACCTCGACCCATCGCGATGGCTCTCGGATCAGGTCGGGATGGACCACGATCGGCCACTCGGCTGGGAACGAACGCAGCTTTTTGATCAGCCAGTCCTCGTCATGTTCGATCAGTTTGCTCGGTGCGTGGACCGATACGTACTGGTACCGTTCGATACGAAGCTGATCGAGGGCAGCGAGCAGCGGCTCGAGCTCGTGCTCTCGGAGAGCCGAAAGCTCCACGGCAGCGCAGGAGTCCGGCTGCAATTTGAGACCTTCACGGAAGTTCCCCTTCGCGAGGGCTCCCGTGGAAAATCCGATGTTTCTCGTCATGCGGCCGCCTCAGAATACCCCATATCGGAGCATCAGTTCCTTCAGCCTTTCATCTTCTGAATTCGCCACGCGCCCCCCGTACCTCCGGCTTCCAGTCTGCCGTGTCGCGGGCTTCCAGCCCGCCCGATCATTCACCCTGATCCCAACCCTCAGTGCTCCAGGCCCCACGGGCAGTCTTGCCGCTCGCGGCGGCGGCGAGTACCGGAGTCAGGAATGTCCTCAGCCGCGCGCCGACGGATTCAAAGTCCAATATCTCAACTGCACCGATCT comes from the Acidobacteriota bacterium genome and includes:
- a CDS encoding GIY-YIG nuclease family protein, which encodes MQRMFIVYILMSESGVALYTGVTNDLCRRLAEHRAGEADGFTARYRVSKLVWFECHSSVRRAIEREKQIKGWRRSRKEALVRSINPGLRDLSGQAAHASAGMEFRVL
- a CDS encoding metallophosphoesterase family protein, whose translation is MRIAWATDVHLDFLDRDGLRQFAHRLLEPEPDAIILSGDISVAPSLVDHLEIVAEAIRRPVYFVLGNHDFYRDGISEVRSRMRELSARSNLLRWLPAAQVVPLGDGVCLAGVDGWGDGRAGRPWDSEILLNDFFLIRELIGLSREDLVSRLRDLGDREAGLARELLGELPGDVREVVFVTHVPPFVEACWHEGAVSGEDWQPWFTCVALGGALLEVSSRNPDREFTVLCGHTHSSGFARLAPNLRVYTGAAEYGSPTIAGLIEIEPDGVTVTTRA